Genomic window (Deinococcus arcticus):
CATCAACTTTCAGATTCTGGCTCCCGATCTGGACATCCTGCACGCCCGGCTGGTGGACGCGGCCTATCCCCTCTTCCGGCCGCTGGAGAGCGCCACCTACGCGGAGGGCGACACCCTGCACACCCAGCGTCAATTTCTGGTGCAGGACCCGGACGGCTACCTGCTGCGCTTCACGGACTGAAGGCGCTGCGCCGCAATCAGCCCGGTCAGCCGTTCCAGACGGCCACGCAGCGCCAGCAGATAGACCGCCGGGGGCACCTCCTCGCCGTAGGTCCAGGCGCGGACCTCATGCTGCCCGCCCACCGCGAGCAGGTGGTCCAACACGCGCAGCAGCATGGCGCGGCCCTCCCGGTGCTCGGCCACCAACTCGGGCAGGGTCATGGCGGCCAGGGGCGCGGTTTTGCGCAGTGGCAGGCCGTCCAGGTGGCCTTCCAGGGCAATTCGCATCTCCATCTGTGCCTTGCGCTCCATGCCAATGACGGCGCGCAGGGTCTCCTCGGCGCCCGCCGCCCAGCCGTGGGGATCCTGTGGGGTCTGGGGCAGCTCGGTCAGGGCGCGGCGCACGGCCGCCAGGTCAGCCGCAGCGGCCTGCTGCTTGGGGGCGTCCAGGGGATGAGGCTCGGGGGCGGTCATGGCCTCCAGTCTGCCGCACCGGGGCCCGCTATTCTGCGCCCTATGCAGCACACCCGCACCTGGTCTGACGTGTATGGCAGCGCCCGCGCCCTGTTTGAAGGCCGCGCCGGAGGGCACGCCTGGCTGGTGGCCGCCCCACCCGAGCTGGCCGCGCCGCTGGCCGGGGCCCTGGCGGCTGTGGACGGCAAGGGCCGCGCCGCGCTGGTGGTGCATGACGGCCTGACCCCACTGCTGGCCGCGCTGCAAGAAGAGCGCCCACGCGGCGTGGTGGTGGTGGCCGAGGCGGCGCTGGGGGGCGGCCCCGCTGTGACCGTGGCCGAGCAGTACGTGGAAGGCGAAGGCGCCGCGTACCAGGAAGGAGGCGAGTTTCCCGCCTGGACGGGCGACACTGGCAGTGACGGCCCCCAGGCCGAGTGCGCCCCGGCCAGCGCCGCCGCACTGCTGGGCCTGCCGGTGGTGGTCACCACGCCCGCCCAGGTGGCGCAGACCCTGACCGACTGGATGGACCGCACCCCGCACGGGCGCTAAGGACGTTGCCCCTCATGGTGCGACTGTTCAGGAGAGCACCGAACAGTCTCCACGCCCGGTGCAACGTCCTTTTTTCGATACTCGCGCTGCGGCGCCGCTGTCCCAGCCCGCTCGGTTGATCGGGGGCTTGGCAGCGAGCGACTTAAACCTCGCTGCCCCGGAACAGTTCTCGGCCCCGCCGCGCTTTACACTGCCGCGCGTGAGTGTGCCTGGCACCAGCCCTGCCCATGTTGGCCCTGCCCGCCCCGACCCGGTGGTGCGCCACCTGTACGTGCACGTGCCGTTTTGCCCCACCATCTGCCCGTACTGCGACTTTCATGTGCTGACGCGCCGGGCCGGGCTGGTCGAGCGGTATCTGGCGAAGCTGGACGAGGAGGCCGCGCGCCTGGCCGGAACCTACGCCGTGGACCTGGACACCGTGTACCTGGGCGGCGGCACCCCCAGTTTTCTGAGAGATGAGGAGCTGCGCGCCCTGGTGGAGAGTGTGCAGGCGAGGCTGGGCTGGGGCCGGCTGGAGAACACGCTGGAGGTTAACCCCGGCACCGTGACGCCCGCGCGGGCCGCCCACTGGCAGGCCCTGGGCCTGGACCGCGCCAGCGTGGGCGTGCAGAGCCTGGACGACCCCACCCTGAAGTTTCTGGGCCGCCAGCACGACGCCGCGCAGGCCCGTGAGGCCGTGACGACACTGGTGGGCCGGGGGGTTCGTGTGAGTGGCGACCTGATTACCGCCGTTCCGGGGCAACCGCTGGACCACGACATTCAGGGCCTGCTGGACCTGGGCGTGGGCCACGTCAGCGCCTATACCCTGACCATCGAACCTGGCACCGAGTTTGCCCGCCGGGGCGTGACCGTCCACGAGGACGACGAACGCGCGGGCTTTGAGCGCACCCAGGAGCTGCTGACCGCCGCTGGGCTGACCCGTTACGAGATCAGCAATTACGCGTGCACAGGGCAGGAGTCTCAGCACAACCTCGCGTACTGGCAGGGCCGCACGTACCTGGGGCTGGGGCCAGGGGCGGCGGGGCACTATCCGGCTTTGCCGGAGGTTGATGGTCGAAGGTGGATGGTGGATGGAAGGGACGGGGTGGGGGGTACGGATGGCCGGTGGCCGGTGGCCGATGGCGTAGAGGCCACCTTGCCCGCGCACCGCGCACGGCCTCCCGCCTCCCCCCTCACCTTCCGGCGCACCAACCCCCACCTGCACGAGTGGCTGGCGGGGGAAACCGGCGAGGCCGAGCCTATTGACGCCCACGAGTACGTCACCGACGCGCTGTTTATGGGGCTGCGGCTCCAGCGGGGCCTGAATCTGGCCGAGCTGTCGCGGCGCAGTGGGGTGGATGTGGCGGCCGTTTACAGCGTGCCCATCGCCGCCAATGTGAGGCGCGGCCTGCTGACCCTGGAGGGCGACCAGCTGCGGGCCACGCCGCAGGGCTGGTGGGTGCTGAACCGGGTGGTGACCGACTTTCTGGAGGTTGCTCCGGCCACTGACCAGCCGCATTTGTGAATCGGCTGCGTCCAGCTATGCGGGCAGGTGGGTGGGCCGGGCGCTAAACTGGCCCCATGACGACATCCTATGACTACGACGTGCTCGTGATCGGCGCGGGGCCGGGCGGCTACCACGCCGCCATCCGCGCCGCGCAGCTGGGGCTGAAGGTGGCCTGCGCCGAACGCGAGGCGGTGGGCGGCGTCTGCCTGAACGTGGGCTGCATTCCCACCAAGGCGCTGCTGCACGCGGGCGAGCAGATTGCCGCGGCCCGCCACGCCGCCGACTTCGGCCTGACTTTCGGGGAGCAGCGGCTGGACATCGCCAAGCTCAACGGCTGGAAAGACGGCATCGTCAAGAAGCTGACGGGCGGCGTGGGCAGCCTGTTTAAAGCCAACAAGGTTGCGCACCTGCAGGGCCAGGCCAGCTTCGTGGACGACCACACCGTGCAGGTGGGCGACAAAACCTACACCGCCGGCAGCATCATCATCGCCACCGGCTCCGACCCGGCCAAGCTGCCGGGGCTGGACGTGGATCAGGTGCAGATTGTGGACTCCACGGGCGCCCTGGTCATGCCGGACCCCGTGCCCGCGCGGATGCTGTGCGTGGGCGGCGGGGTGATTGGCTTTGAGTTCGCGCATGTCTACAACAACATGGGCAGCAAGGTCAAAGTGATTGAATTCCTGCCCAGCATCATTCCGGGCGCCGACGCCGACGCGGTCAAGGAATTTCAGAAGTCCATGAAAAAGCAGGGCATCGAGATTGCCGTGCAGACCAAGGCCAACAAGGCCGAGAAAAAGCAGGACGGCATTCACGTGGAACTGGAAGACGTGAAGACCGGCGCCAAAACGACCGAGGTCTTTGACCGGGTGCTGGTGGCCGTGGGCCGCCGCCCCCGTACCGACGGCCTGAACGCCCAGGCGGCGGGCGTGTTCGTGAACGAGCGCGGCTTCATTCCCGCCGACAGCCGCCAGCGCACCAACGTGCCGCACATCTATTCGGTTGGCGACGTGGCCAGCAACCCCATGCTGGCGCACAAGGCCATGAAAGAGGGACTGGTGGCCGCCGAGGTGATTGCCGGCAAACCCGCCGAGCAGGACGCCGTGGCGATTCCCGGCGTGGTCTACACCAGCCCCGAACTGGCCTGGGTGGGCCTGACCGAGCAGGAAGCCAAGGACAAGGGCTACGAGGTGAAAACCGGCGTGTTCCCCCTGTCGGCCTCGGGCCGCGCCATGACGCTGCAACAGACCGACGGCTTCGTGAAGATGGTTGTAGAGAAAGACACCGACCTGCTGCTGGGCGTGCACATCGTGGGCCCCCACGCCAGCGACCTGCTGGGCGAGGCCGGGCTGGCCCTGGAAATGGCTGCCACCGCCAGCGACATTGCCCTGACCATCCACGCGCACCCCACCCTGGGCGAAAGCGTGCTGGAAGCGGCCGAAGCTGTGCACAAGCAGGCCATTCACATCATGAACCGCTGAGGCGCGCGCTCCTCCCCTCCCCCAGGTCACGGCCTGGGGGTTTTTGTTGCCGGCGAGTCGAGGAAAGAACGCCCGCCTGAACGCGCCCTTCGCCATTTGCTACCGGCCATGCCCTCCGCGCCACCTTCCCCGATCACGGCCCGATCATGCCCGCAGTGATGAACTGCACGCACGGAAGACCGCAGGCCCCCGGGCGCGCAACGCCCACGCAACGCCCGGCGCCGTGTACTACAGGCCACGCCCCCCACCCCCCGCGTCCCCCCAGGAGGAGACCACCATGCCCAGCCCCCGCCCCGTCCGCCCCGCCACCCTGCTTGCCCTGAGCGCCGCCCTGATCGGGGGGGCCCAGGCCCAGAACACCGTGAACCTGTCGGGCCTGCAACTGCAGCCCCTGCGCATTGCCAACCTGGACCTGAACGTGCTGCGCGTGGCGCCGGGCACCTTTCAGCAGACCCTGCAAGCACCCAATGTGCTGCAGCTGAACCTGCAGGACCTGCCCGCGCGCATTCAGGCCCGCGACGCCGAACTGGTGCGGGGCCTGAACGTGGCCCGCGCCCTGTCGGGCAGCAATGAGGTGCGGGCCGACGCGGCGCGGGTGGCGCTGGCCCTGCCGCGCGGCCTCACGGTGCCCACCACCATTCAGCTGCGCACCGGCGAGCAGAAGGAGGTGCAGCTGTTCGGGCAGGAAACGGTGGCCCTGAACGTGGCCCAGGCCGAGGCCAACGCGCCGCGCAACCGCGCTGAAGTGCTGCGGTCCTTTGGCCTGAACGAGCAGAACCCGGTGCCGCGCGACTTCATCTCCAGCGCGGTGCCCAGCACGGTATCGGTGGTGGGCCTGATCAAGACGCCGATCATCGTGAATCTGGCGGTCAAGCCGCCTGCGCCCTCGCAGCCGGGGCAGGAACTGGGCGACGGCTTTGTGAGCAACCCCAGTGACGGCGCCTGCCGCCAGACGCCCAGCAGTCCGCTGTTCAGCCAGATGAAGGGCACGAACATTGGCCTGATCACCACCATCAAGGATCAGGGCGCGCGCGGCACCTGCATGGCCTTTGCCTACACCTCGGCGCTGGAAAGCCTGATTGCGCGGCGCACGACCACCCGCTACAACCTCTCGGAGCAGTACGCCTACTACTGGCTGCGCGGCGACGACGGCGTGCTGGGCGACGGCGCGTGGTGGGGCGATTACGACGACGCGATTGCCAAGAAGCGCATGATCCCCACGGAGGTGCGCTGGAAGTACAACCCCTCGCGCAGCCGCGTTCGTGTGCCCGCCGACAACACCAAGCCCATCACCGCCTACAAGAACTCATGCGTGAACTACCTGAATCAGGCGTGCAGCGACACCACGGCCCAGGCCCAGCTGGTGTGCCAGAACGGCACGAACAACTGCGCCTGGAAGCCCGAATGGGACATTGCCCCCAACGCCGCGTTCAACTTCCGCCCCACGGCGGGCAACGAGGTCTGGGTGTCGCTGGGCGGCCTGAACCTGGGCAACGCGGCCGCCACCCGCGCCTACCGCCGCGCCATGCTGCGCCAGATGCTGGACCGGGGCGACCAGCTGGTGCTGGGCTTTGCGGTGGACCGCGCCTTTGACGCGATTGGCGCGGGCGGCCTGCCCAACACTGCCCTGATGGGCCAGGGCTTCCGGGGCGGCCACGCCGTGCATATGGTGGGCTATGTGAACACCGGCACCCAGACCTACGACGTGAAAATTGGCGGCCTGGTGGGCGCCAAGATGACGCTGCCCACCGGCTACTTCGTGATCAAGAACTCCTGGAGCTGCGGCTTTGGCGACGGCGGCTACGCCTACCTGCCCGACAACTTCATGGACCAGGAAACCTGGGGCGTGTACAACCTGCCGAAGAACGC
Coding sequences:
- the hemW gene encoding radical SAM family heme chaperone HemW, which translates into the protein MSVPGTSPAHVGPARPDPVVRHLYVHVPFCPTICPYCDFHVLTRRAGLVERYLAKLDEEAARLAGTYAVDLDTVYLGGGTPSFLRDEELRALVESVQARLGWGRLENTLEVNPGTVTPARAAHWQALGLDRASVGVQSLDDPTLKFLGRQHDAAQAREAVTTLVGRGVRVSGDLITAVPGQPLDHDIQGLLDLGVGHVSAYTLTIEPGTEFARRGVTVHEDDERAGFERTQELLTAAGLTRYEISNYACTGQESQHNLAYWQGRTYLGLGPGAAGHYPALPEVDGRRWMVDGRDGVGGTDGRWPVADGVEATLPAHRARPPASPLTFRRTNPHLHEWLAGETGEAEPIDAHEYVTDALFMGLRLQRGLNLAELSRRSGVDVAAVYSVPIAANVRRGLLTLEGDQLRATPQGWWVLNRVVTDFLEVAPATDQPHL
- the lpdA gene encoding dihydrolipoyl dehydrogenase, which translates into the protein MTTSYDYDVLVIGAGPGGYHAAIRAAQLGLKVACAEREAVGGVCLNVGCIPTKALLHAGEQIAAARHAADFGLTFGEQRLDIAKLNGWKDGIVKKLTGGVGSLFKANKVAHLQGQASFVDDHTVQVGDKTYTAGSIIIATGSDPAKLPGLDVDQVQIVDSTGALVMPDPVPARMLCVGGGVIGFEFAHVYNNMGSKVKVIEFLPSIIPGADADAVKEFQKSMKKQGIEIAVQTKANKAEKKQDGIHVELEDVKTGAKTTEVFDRVLVAVGRRPRTDGLNAQAAGVFVNERGFIPADSRQRTNVPHIYSVGDVASNPMLAHKAMKEGLVAAEVIAGKPAEQDAVAIPGVVYTSPELAWVGLTEQEAKDKGYEVKTGVFPLSASGRAMTLQQTDGFVKMVVEKDTDLLLGVHIVGPHASDLLGEAGLALEMAATASDIALTIHAHPTLGESVLEAAEAVHKQAIHIMNR
- a CDS encoding C1 family peptidase, with amino-acid sequence MPSPRPVRPATLLALSAALIGGAQAQNTVNLSGLQLQPLRIANLDLNVLRVAPGTFQQTLQAPNVLQLNLQDLPARIQARDAELVRGLNVARALSGSNEVRADAARVALALPRGLTVPTTIQLRTGEQKEVQLFGQETVALNVAQAEANAPRNRAEVLRSFGLNEQNPVPRDFISSAVPSTVSVVGLIKTPIIVNLAVKPPAPSQPGQELGDGFVSNPSDGACRQTPSSPLFSQMKGTNIGLITTIKDQGARGTCMAFAYTSALESLIARRTTTRYNLSEQYAYYWLRGDDGVLGDGAWWGDYDDAIAKKRMIPTEVRWKYNPSRSRVRVPADNTKPITAYKNSCVNYLNQACSDTTAQAQLVCQNGTNNCAWKPEWDIAPNAAFNFRPTAGNEVWVSLGGLNLGNAAATRAYRRAMLRQMLDRGDQLVLGFAVDRAFDAIGAGGLPNTALMGQGFRGGHAVHMVGYVNTGTQTYDVKIGGLVGAKMTLPTGYFVIKNSWSCGFGDGGYAYLPDNFMDQETWGVYNLPKNAVASDLAGF